The genomic segment CTACCAACAAATATATATTTACCTTTTATGCATCGCACCTGAACAGTCACACACAACAGAAGGCAGGCACGTCTGGGACGTCCTGAACATGACACAAGGTTGAATCACTTGTCTCCAATCAAACAGCGATGTTACATCAATATCCAGTAAGGGCATCCTACCTCAGTGTGGTTCTCACCCTTCCCaatgctgctactgctgcagTTGGAACACCGATCACCTAAAAATTATGAATACAGTACAATCATAGAACATGATagaaatgaaaagcaaatgTGTAGATGCAAACATACCTTAAGTGTATGGCAACTCCTTAAGTTGGGTTGCTGCTCCAGCCACCATTTAAATCAACAACAGGCTGTTTGCTTCACATGCATTACACATAAACAGCACTCACCAAACAATGCAGCTTTATACTCTCATTAGCTCCCAGGTGACAGTGATTAGCTAGTGGGCTAACCCTACCTGTCAGTACCTAGTGGGCAGGTCCTACCTGTCAGTACCTAGTGGGCTAACCCTACCTGTCAGTACCTAGTGGGCAGGTCCTACCTGTCAGTACCTAGTGGGCTAACCCTACCTATCAGTACCTAGTGGGCAGGTCCTACCTGTCAGTACCTAGTGGGCTAACCCTACCTGTCAGTACCTAGTGGGCTAACCCTACCTGTCAGTACCTAGTGGGCAGGTCCTACCTGTCAGTACCTAGTGGGCTAACCCTACCTGTCAGTACCTAGTGGGCTAACCCTACCTGTCAGTACCTAGTGGGCTAACCCTACCTATCAGTACCTAGTGGGCAGGTCCTACCTGTCACACTGGTCTGGGAGAGGATCCATTTGGAGTAATTGCAAAGACAGTAGTGAACTAGTAGTCGCTGCAGTAGTGCAGTTTCACCGAGGTAAAatgtagtcaagtcaagtttatttctatTTCATCACAGCACgactcagaggactttacagagaacaagcctagctagatctaaccGATCAACgatcaatcacaaaacacaatgaTGTAATACAGtctgcaacaaaataaaacacaagaaaacaaaacaaagcacaaaacacaaattagCATACAGAGCGGAGGACAGTGACCTGTTGCTACTAGATAATGTTCCTGAATCCAAACATACTAGCATACAGTAAGTTCCTGATTATAATTGTTCTTGGCTGTGTTTATAAAAGCCTATGTGTACGGTTACATAACATCTAgcttgttgcttttttttttttaaatctttttttttaaaacagctttaaaaagcaaacTATCTGTTTATACTTCATTATTATTGATAGGTAATTATAAAACCACAAGTCTAATACTTGAATATCTCCAttagcaatagcaatagcaatgGTTACAAGTAAAAAgggtaaagaagaagaagaagaagaatttgtGAAATTTAAGTTTTAGTCTAAACCACATCCAATTCCAGATTAAGCCCCGCCCACTTATGTTTTTATCttaatacagatacaaatagaAATgatttggttggttgaacaaatacaaatacagataTAAATAGTAGCATACAAGCTTATTAGCTGACCAACCGGCCGACCAGGAACCACCATATGAATAAATTATCAGTTTTATCTCAGtgcaactaaataaaaactctCATTGAAATACGACACCAGCTACACTGAGACTGTTGTGAAAcagtgtctgagtgtgtttacaGAGCTCACCACtggtccgtctgtctgtctgtctgtctgtctgtctgtctgtctgttatggTAAGAGGTATTCATGtcctgttttcttcttcttcttcctcctcctcctcctcctcctcctcctctgtcatcccaccCAGGACTTCCTGTACCACGGCCTGGCTGCCTTCTTCTACCTCAGTGCTTCAGTGGCTTTGGCCAAAGTGACTCTGGAAATGAAAGATGGCGTCCTCAGAAACTACCAGCTGGACATTTCTGCAGTGGTGAGTCCAGCAGAGCTCCTCCAGCACTGAGGAGTCTGGCTGCTTTCATGTCGACCGGATGTTGAATTGTCTACAGATTGTTTATTACAGTTTACTACTCCATGTAGGCCTTTATCTTAAAGACAAGTCCagtgtgatttgagttttttgctcattttttttttaccatttccaTTCCTTAAATGTCAATTCTGACAGTTTTTATATGCATGAACCacgattaaagatatttttaaatcagttttgccaaacctctcaggctcattcactcccattcaatttcTGCTTGTAAGTAGGAAGAGGCAAGATACCACTTCCGGGTCACTACATGTCTGATTTCCGCATTTTCCTcaccaaaataaatctttcaatcTATAGCTAACGTTCTCTGTGGTTGTGTCACatcccgcctcctgtcaatcacaacccagtcaGGCCaacagactctgcctccagctatAGTCTGTAAATGAAACGGAAATTAAATTGctgccctcttctttactgggagtaacttgtaatatttagacagagtttgtttcagaatatttaattaaaaaaacaactaagacgaaggaaaaatagcaatatgtcctaatgtgataaaagctggaaaacaatctacagtgatggaaaacagtggaaaaactccaatcacactggaactgtcctttaaTGAGACTTGCTGCATCTGTTTCCCACTGGACCCAGCCTCCGTCTCATAGTGCAGGTCGATATATTGCTGATTGGAACTTCTTTATACCAGATTAAACCATCACACACAGCTGATGGCAGCTTTTTAAACCAATAATTAAAGGCACCTCAGTGAGGTCTGCACTTTAAAGGTGTCACACCTGAGACTTATGTCAGCTTTTAAACTCATTTAAGTTTTTAAAGCCTGACAACTCAGTGATGTTAACTGAGTTGtgtccatgctgctgctctctgtgagGAAGACCACATCCtgacttcctcctcctcttctcttccaggTCTTCTCCTACATAGCGACCCTCCTCTACTTCATCCACACCATCCTGTCTGCCATCCGGTGGAAGTCCTTCTAGCTGCGACCGGGCTCCAGgacaaatattgtttttatttttacacctgTAAATAAAGCCATGGCAACCTGAGATGAAGGGAAGGCTGTGAAGGAGTCAGTCCTGGTTTGGTTTTCCCTCCACtgggagtggaggagaagacCGGGAAGCTGTTTTTCCTGTGAAGACACCAGAGCTGCGGAGCAACATCTGGATCTGCTGTCAGCCTACAGCATCCTACTGCATCCCACAACATCCAACAACATCCTACTGCATCCTACTGCATCCTACAGCATCCCACAACATCATACTGCATCCCACAACATCCAAACAACATCCTACTGCATCCCACAACATCCAACAACATCCTACTGCATCCCACAACATCCAAACAACATCCTTCAGCATCCCACAGCATCCTTCAGCATCCCACAGCATCCTACAACATCCTACAACATCCTACAGCATCCTACAGCATCCCACAACATCCTACAGCATCCTACAGCATCTCACAGCATCCTACAACATCCTACAGCATCCTACAGCATCCTACAGAATCCCACAACATCCTACAGCATCCTACAGAATCCCACAACATCCTACAGCATCCTACAGCATCCCACAACATCCTACAGCATCCTACAGCATCCTACAGCATCTCACAGCATCCTACAACATCCTACAGCATCCTACAGCATCCTACAGCATCTCACAGCATCCTACAACATCCTACAGAATCCCACAACATCCTACAACATCCTACAACATCCTACAGAATCCTACAGCATCCTACAGCATCCCACAACATCCTACAACATCCTACAGAATCCTACAGCATCCTACAGCATCCCACAACATCCTACAACATCCTTCAGCATCCCACAGCATCCTTCAGCATCCCACAGCATCCTACAACATCCTACAGCATCCCACAGCATCCAACAACATCTTACAGCATCCTACTGCATCCCACAACATCCTACAGCATTCTACAGCATCCCACAACATCCTACAGCATCCTACAGCATCTCACAGCATTCTACAACATCCTACAGCATCCTACAGGATCCCACAGCATCCCACAACATCCTACAGCATCCTACAGCATCCCACAACATCCTACAACATCCTTCAGCATCCCACAGCATCCTACAACATCCTACAGCATCCTACAACATCCTACAGCATCCTACAGCATCCTACAGCATCCCACAACATCCTACAGCATCCTACAGCATCTCACAGCATCCTACAACATCCTACAGCATCCTACAGCATCCTACAGAATCCCACAACATCCTACAGCATCCTACAGAATCCCACAACATCCTACAGCATCCTACAGCATCCCACAACATCCTACAGCATCCTACAGCATCTCACAGCATCCTACAACATCCTACAGCATCCTACAGCATCTCACAGCATCCTACAACATCCTACAGCATCCTACAACATCCTACAGAATCCTACAGCATCCTACAGCATCCCACAACATCCTACAACATCCTTCAGCATCCCACAGCATCCTTCAGCATCCCACAGCATCCTACAACATCCTACAGCATCCTACAACATCCTTCAGCATCCCACAGCATCCTACAACATCCTACAACATCCTTCAGCATCCCACAGCATCCTACAACATCCTACAACATCCTTCAGCATCCCACAGCATCCTACTGCATCTCACAGCATCCTACAACATCCTACAACATCCTACAACATCCTACAGCATCTCACAGCATCCTACAACATCCTACAGCATCCCACAACATCCTACAGCATCCTACAACATCTTACAGCATCCTACAACATCCTACAGCATCCTACAACATCTTACAGCATCCTACAACATCCTACAACATCCTACAACATCTTACAGCATCCTACAACATCCTACAACATCCTACAGCATCTCACAGCATCCTACAGCATCCTACAACATCTTACAGCATCCTACAACATCCTACAACATCCTACAGCATCTCACAGCATCCTACAGCATCCTACAACATCTTACAGCATCCTACAACATCCTACAACATCCTACAGCATCTCACAGCATCCTACAGCATCCCACAACATCCTACAACATCCTACAGCATCTCACAGCATCCTACAGCATCCCACAACATCCTACAGCATCCTACAACATCTCACAGTATCCTACGGCATCCTACAGCATCCTGTCATGACTGGTGGAATCAGAAGGCCTCAGTCCGTCCTGTCAGGGATCCAAAGCGATGAGTGACAGTTCAGACTCAAACACCGCGCTAGCTAACTGCCAGCCGACCGGCCGAGCCTGACGGTTTGTGTCACAGCTGCAACAACAGAGCCGTCGGATCGTTAGCAGCATCCGTTGTCTTAAAGCGCTGTAATACTGTAGATCCACACAGGCTGGAGGTGCTACCAAACTCTCATTATATCATTATACCTGCTGGCATGACACATTCATCAGCTCTTACCCAGCCTGCACACATCAGCATGGCTCACATCAGGACAGGATGACAGAAGTACAGAATGAATGTTTAGATTTAGCTCACTGAAGATGGGAATCTGCAGATGGGGGACGATGTCATCCCCTCCTATACTGGAATAATTGTTACTGCAGTCgaatttttgtttgttttccttttattaAATGGTTTAGATTGGTATTTATACTCAGTTGTTTTAACGAAAGGTCTGATGTggctgttttgtatttttgtaagtTTCCCAACTCaaatagaagaaaataaaatgtcaaactgaGCAGGAAACAGGAGGCAggatgtaatttttttttctttttgtaaagTTAGCCTTTGCTACTGACAGCTTCTTTTTTGTAAATTTTTGAAACTGCCGaattcattgaaaatgaataaatgtgtttgttttgaaaacatttgagaccaaaaatcactttaatcaccaagtCCAAAAATGAGCAGGAAGTAGTGTTGGTAACATGTAGCACAGACTGACAGTAGATActgacagatacagacagacaggagaataTACACATCACTGTAATGTCTTCAGTGTTAATACATAGACATCAAGCAGCATCCACTCTGTCTGCAGGGTGGAGACTGACAGCTGCCACGCAGGGACCAATCAGACGCTGTGTTGCTACCTTAGCTGTCTCCATGGTTACAGAGGGCTGGGGGTGATGCCGGCTGTTGACACTTATTAATATTTCACCAGCAGCAACACCAGGTGGAGCGGAGAGGGCAAAGACACCGATCTGGTTCGGTCAGTAAACCGCAGAGTTTACACTTCACTGAAAAAACACAGTGACTCTGCCAGTGTCAGCTGATGGGCGGGGCAAACCAGAACCTGGTGAGTCATTTCAGTTCAGGTTGTTTCGGCAAGCTGACTTAAAACAGGCAGAGGGACAAAGGAAAACGGttaaaatgaaccacaagacataaaacacttaaaacatataaaacacaaGGTAAGACATTAGATAGAAGCAATAAAATACCAGAAATAAAATACCAGAAACTGAAACATGTGTACCAGGTTCTCTGGATCGAGCTGCTAATAGAATTGGTTGGTGGTGGAGAACACTGGCCTCCATCAGGTCCTCAGATGCCACTGGGGCAGaaatcttgtttttcatttccatttcattttttttttgtcgtgttttcctttccttttcctttcatttaCAGATGACAGGGGAATACACTACATCAGTCAAAGCATTaattcaccctctctctctctctctctctctctcacacacacacacacacacacataccatacaAACCTAtataagtcacacacacacaaccaaaagGGCCGGTGGGTTTTCTCTGAGTGttttaatgctgtgtgtgttttgtgtcggCCAGCTGGTTTCCACTCAGCTGCTGACGCTCTTCACCAGAGAGACCGAGGAGTTTCCAGATCAACAGCAAGAACATGAAACCAGGTTTAATGGGGTATGGCTGGGCGTAAATACAGGACAGGctgcttccacacacacacacacacacacacacacacacacatacctgcacaTCAGGACTGACGGGTGCATGGATACCAACGTTCTATAATCATCCGTGCACACCCATCACACAATGCTGCATGGGCATGactacacaggcacacacacacatacacacacaaacatctttgCACAAAAGTGCTATCGTTGCTGTGCTATTTATTTGTGGAGGGTAAAGGTGAACctcttgaacacacacacacacacacacacacacacacacacagtgtaaggCTGATCGGTATGGCAGGTCAGTGAACTGTAGCTGTGATGTATAATTGATCGGGGAGGCAGCAGGTGATAATAGCGGAGCGTCTCCATGAAACCGAAGAGCAGCGGAGCCTCCGGCCGGCCGACCGGACGTCTTTAACCCCAATCAGACCCCAACACACGGCTGCACCGCCCGTCCTGTCAGCCTGCAGCAGGGCTGGAGCgggaaataacagaaaatatcaAGGAGGGTACACAggaatcaattatattttcagcaaAGCATTCATTAGGCTGTTTCCCCCTATAAAACACTCTATCTTCATGTAACCAGTGGTGAAAAGAGTACTGAAATGTCCTACTGCAGTAGAGGTACTGTTACCTTGCTgatagtttagtagtagtaaaagcaCTGGTGTAAAactctactgaagtaaaagtaaaaagtgtctgatttaaaatgtcatcagagtaaaagttcctgagttcctctttagaacagagaacgttgtcagctgtgatcttttccatgtgattctaacaggagagaggtcagagttcaaactagattcttttcactggaaacattagaaacgacaaaataaagtgcagaaacaaagtaaagtcagattcctcttctcactgtgaatggatccacagtttgtcagtttacgttgatccagtttctgttgatccagtttctgttgatccagtttctgttgatccagtttctgttgatccagtttctgttgctgatggagagacacaatctgttctgtgatggatggatttaaaatggactgaaggacaaaactgcaggagagatggactgaagggaaagttaaattattgactttaaagtacaagaacacaaaaaaagctactcaattacagtaactggagtaaatgtaattagttacttccacccttgcatataacttacatcagacTGATATTATTTACTATGATGTCTACTATCAGTCTACAATTTTCAGCCTCTATTCCACAAAAGAGAAGATGCTAAAGTGAGTTCAGATGGGTTCATCCTACTGACAACTAATGTAGTAACAACAGGGACAAAAACAGTTTCACAGAGCGATGATCATTTTACACTGCAATATGAGAGACAACCACATGCTGCATATTTAATACGCTGAAATGTAAGTGAGATGAGGATGGagtatttatgatttattgattaCTGTAAATATCAGATTTACAAACTGAAGTGAAGTGTGGAAAGCTCTGCTGCCCCCCTGTGGCTGCTGGGACTCAGTACAGGAGAGACAAATGTGTCACACATTCAGATTATGTAAAGTGtgctgcgggggggggggggtattatggtatggtataTTATCGTATATTAGTATGGTATATTATAGTATGGTATAATATGTATATTACAGTATGACATATTATTGTATGGTATATTATAGTATGGTATCTTATATTATggtatattatgtatattacGGTATGACATATTATGGTATGGTGTattatagtatggtatggtatattATGGTATATTAGCATGGTATGTTATATTATggtatattatgtatattatgGTATGACattatggtatggtattatAGTATGGTATATTATCATATATTAGTATGGTATCTTATATTATggtatattatgtatattacGTATGACATATTATTGTATGGTGTattatagtatggtatggtatattATGGTATATTAGCATGGTATGTTATggcatggtatggtatggtatctTATATTATGCTATATTATGATATGGTGAACTGTGGAAGTGGCATCTGTATTCAGTATATAAGTATAgatgtatatatttgtatactgagtgtgtatatactCAGTAATATATATACTGTCAGTATATAACTTCAGGTCTAATCTTGAAAATTAAGTCGTAAAGTCACTGGTgattaataaatgtattttctacACTGTTGCAGCACATAATTAAATCGTTGTTTAAGCATTTTCTCTGTCCTGTTTCTGACTTCAGGTGAGGAACAGGCTGCATTGTTAACCTGCATCACTCATCTAGTAAATAAACCATATCATCATGGTGTGCAGAGAATagtttaaaatattatttttagagCTTCAAAAGTACAAATTGTACTTCAACTGTTTTCAGTGGGACAAAGAAAAGCTTTAGattgagagacagacaaagaaaaagataCAATCTAGCTGTTTAATTTAGTTATTTTCACATATAAAATGATAATacacaggaagaagaagataaCAAATGCTAGCTTGTGCAGTTGAGACAAAAAGCTGTGGGGTTTATGAAAAACATCTCAAACCAAAACCCAGCTGAATGTTACTGCAGATGATCCAGTGTTTACTGTACATCTAAAACCAACAGAGTTAAAGTGAGATAAATAGCTGCATGCAGAACCATACAGAAACATTTAAAGTTGGCAGCGGCTGTAATGAAAGCGCCGCCGGGCGAAGCGGAGGCGTCTGAGCGGAGCCGCTGTGTGTTCAGCCTGGATGTGACAAATCCAAACGGAAAAGGCAAGAACAAAAGGACAAACAGAGCCTGAGCGAACCGCAGCTCGacaaaaataactttatttccCACAGACCAAAGTCAGCGGGAACGAAGGTTTGAAGCCGCCGGCGGTGAGGAGGGAGTTTACTCCATCAAGCCCGTGTGCAATGTCACGCACTGCAAAGACAAAGTCGTGTTTACAGTGAGCAGCGTGACCTTCACCCCGGGAAGGTCACCCATAGCATGCTTCgtaatattaacaataataatacatatacaATAAGACAATTACATATTAAAGACGATTTATGATTCCAGTTTTTTAGGTTTTTGTCCACTAAATGTAGTTGAATGTTTTCTGTTTATGCCATAacacattcccccccccccccccccccccccccccggtgtAATTAGCATGTTGGCGGCTGTCAGTCATCCTCAGTCCCGAGTTCATTTACACACTGAAACCAGGAAACCAACGTCCGCATGAAATGAACTGAGTTTCATTCAGAGATTCACAGTCTGGAAAACTGATGTCAACTCTgacaagattaaaacaaattgtgTAACTCCTTACTGACAGAATGAAACACTTCTACAGACTGGATCAGGCAGATTTTACAGATATTAAAAAATGAACTTCTGGTAATGATCTTTGTAAACTGGGTGAACTGGTCGAGTTTACTGGCCAAAGCTAAAGCAGGGAGTTTGAAGTTTTAGCGGTGTGTTTAGTGGAGATGTTGAGGtggaaaaggaaaacaagaagATGGTTGTGTGGATTCAAATTACAATAATTCAAAGTCTTTGTTCAATAATATTCTCAGTTCCTTTATTACCACACTGACCACAAAACATTattccatttcaaaatgttataCGCATATCAGGTAATTTCATCAACTGTGATTCTACCCACTGAGCAATTTCACATTGTTTAGCCAtttaaaagacgtctaaatGGTTCTAGATGTCgaggctaaaatgaggctacatggggtttaaaagtgaaagggGTAAATGACACAAATAAAGCATcatcttgtacatatggacttctctgctgcatatttttgatatttacagctgtgcATTgcttaaatatgtaataatgtatttaacGCTTGGTCTAAAACCAGGCTCCACATAGCCAAAAAGATCCTGGACCATATGAGAGCTGAAGCACATTGAaatctagtgctcagtgggaaAGTTACAATCAAAGTCTGGATCCTGGGCAGCACAGTGTGTGCTGACGAGCAGCCAAGTTAAAGACATGCACTTGAGTCcaaattttgattttgagtCGTGACTCGACTCTGACTCAAGCACtgaggacttgaacttgaactcggGACTGGATCACCTCAGACTCGGCTCCACGTCTTTTCAACGTTTCCCTAAATGTGTCCCTGATCATCAGGTTGGTTCACAGCATCAGCTGAACATTTAGCTGACAGGAGGATGAACAGATT from the Centroberyx gerrardi isolate f3 chromosome 3, fCenGer3.hap1.cur.20231027, whole genome shotgun sequence genome contains:
- the LOC139929471 gene encoding myelin and lymphocyte protein-like isoform X2, giving the protein MASNTATMGNLPSGIGICTTIPDILYVPELDFLYHGLAAFFYLSASVALAKVTLEMKDGVLRNYQLDISAVVFSYIATLLYFIHTILSAIRWKSF